One segment of Penaeus vannamei isolate JL-2024 chromosome 3, ASM4276789v1, whole genome shotgun sequence DNA contains the following:
- the LOC113829405 gene encoding N-acetyltransferase 8, which translates to MAGDSAPICIIRPYRKGDEDTIRDIMTEATMETVGEFFWSAVMSEVFPQVALLVIAFAFIGLGVPFYFCLFGIPVAVGVIYGVIWSAHLFKAMELHEDLNNIQKTYMEDPDTGFWVAEVLEVSEANELDSLVNKAKKVEYDFLSEEEFHMRNINLDGFRKHLVGTVAITKSQRGGLRAWLRRMAVRKAYRRRGIAMQLLEQAIQFCTDRCHEGIELITTECHYKARELYYKRGFTAEHTYYKYYFNVRQPMYLFAMPLKPPKANLAEVSTM; encoded by the exons ATGGCGGGAGACTCAGCACCGATATGCATTATACGGCCTTACAGGAAAGGAGACGAGGACACCATAAGAGATATAATGACAGAGGCCACAATGGAAACAGTTGGGGAGTTCTTCTGGTCGGCTGTTATGTCTGAGGTCTTCCCACAG GTTGCTCTTCTTGTTATTGCATTTGCTTTCATTGGACTGGGGGTGCCCTTTTATTTTTGCCTGTTCGGCATCCCAGTTGCAGTGGGTGTGATATACGGCGTGATTTGGTCGGCTCATTTATTCAAG GCTATGGAACTCCATGAAGATCTGAACAACATTCAGAAAACATACATGGAAGACCCTGACACTGGATTCTGGGTTGCTGAAGTATTGGAAGTCAGTGAGGCCAATGAACTTGATTCCCTTGTTAACAAAGCTAAAAAG GTTGAGTATGATTTTCTTTCCGAAGAAGAATTCCACATGAGAAATATAAACTTGGATGGCTTCAGGAAACATCTAGTTGGGACAGTTGCCATCACCAAGTCGCAGAGAGGAGGACTCAG GGCTTGGCTGAGACGCATGGCAGTGAGGAAGGCTTACAGGCGCCGGGGAATTGCCATGCAACTCCTAGAGCAGGCCATCCAGTTCTGCACAGACAGGTGCCATGAGGGGATTGAACTCATCACAACGGAATGCCACTATAAG GCACGTGAGCTGTATTACAAGAGAGGTTTTACAGCAGAGCACACCTATTACAAGTACTATTTCAATGTGCGACAGCCAATGTACCTCTTCGCAATGCCTTTGAAGCCCCCCAAAGCAAATCTTGCTGAAGTATCAACTATGTAG